The Vespula pensylvanica isolate Volc-1 chromosome 5, ASM1446617v1, whole genome shotgun sequence genome includes a window with the following:
- the LOC122629668 gene encoding protein scabrous isoform X2, whose amino-acid sequence MLKTTNGVTTVPLNNENLANTVKLLQEQVNALLYHRQEDYNALEESLKHAIEKNTELIVLRKEVELLRKEVNELRGGSGNEAKNERLRVRWLGSAVTELQSEVAEVLRTRNASEELAERSRMRSELSLLKGDVAEVGRGIRNLGGRIAKFEAALGTIRIDITAMKERASKLSRTCADVASQIGTVQIELKSLKCDTPSEHRSHRFSVHRHEDKLREDNEIKNEVLHESRKRHSYSRPLVHRIEERLTNLEHKISLVSRKRGMIEKRVVYENQDYLNGRVANLEMAQEQLSLLLKNMSKELSSTSKLSETMVELFETVQTLEDKVDGNGSDTKREIARLDINAARKAAELSLTREELSNLRRAVQALSVSASKLQERSDRHQMSIDALNDTLNRLDLSSSIEKASNITHELEQVEDQYRLIVDALPGNCDERDGLTLLAPGPGAPLLASCHKGWIVISRRIDGMVEFDRTWNDYAAGFGSPVNEFWIGNEALHRLTRDNCSRLKIDLMDIYGTHWHAEYEYFNVDSEESGYKLRVSGYSGNATDALSYQNNMAFSAKDRDMDISSTDCAANYHGGWWFSHCQHANLNGKYSLGLTWFKSNTNEWMAIASSEMAIQRKQNCR is encoded by the exons ATGTTAAAAACGACCAACGGTGTTACGACAGTCCCTTTAAATAACGAGAATCTCGCGAACACAGTGAAATTATTGCAAGAACAAGTTAACGCGCTTCTTTATCATCGTCAAGAGGATTACAATGCCTTGGAAGAGAGTTTGAAACATGCCatagagaaaaatacagaATTGATTGTACTCAGAAAAGAAGTCGAGTTATTGAG GAAAGAAGTAAACGAGCTAAGAGGCGGAAGTGGCAACGAGGCGAAAAACGAGCGTTTGAGGGTGAGATGGTTGGGTAGTGCAGTAACCGAGTTACAGAGCGAAGTCGCTGAAGTTCTAAGAACAAGAAATGCCAGTGAGGAATTAGCAGAAAGATCAAGGATGCGAAGCGAATTGTCCCTTTTGAAGGGTGACGTTGCCGAGGTAGGAAGAGGCATTCGTAATCTCGGCGGTCGTATCGCCAAGTTCGAAGCTGCCCTGGGGACAATTCGCATCGACATCACAGCTATGAAGGAACGTGCCAGCAAGCTATCCCGCACCTGCGCCGATGTCGCCAGTCAg ATCGGCACTGTGCAGATCGAATTGAAATCATTGAAATGCGACACACCGAGCGAGCACAGATCCCATCGGTTTTCCGTTCATCGACACGAGGACAAGTTGCGCGAAGACAATGAAATCAAAAACGAAGTGCTGCACGAAAGTAGGAAAAGGCATAGTTATTCGAGACCTTTGGTACATCGTATAGAGGAACGTCTGACGAATCTAGaacataaaatttctttagtCTCGAGGAAACGTGGTATGATAGAGAAGAGAGTGGTATATGAAAATCAGGATTACTTGAATGGTCGTGTTGCTAATTTGGAGATGGCGCAGGAACAATTATCTctacttttgaaaaatatgagtAAAGAGTTGTCCTCGACTAGTAAGCTTAGCGAAACGATGGTTGAATTGTTTGAAACTGTACAGACGTTGGAGGACAAGGTCGATGGTAATGGATCGGATACTAAAAGAGAAATCGCAAGATTGGATATTAATGCCGCCAGAAAAGCAGCTGAATTATCGTTGACTAGAGAAGAATTGTCGAATCTCCGAAGAGCCGTACAGGCGCTCAGCGTGAGTGCCTCTAAGCTTCAAGAAAGAAGCGATAGACATCAAATGTCTATCGACGCACTCAACGATACCCTTAATCGTCTTGACTTATCGTCGTCTATAGAAAAAGCAAGCAACATAACTCACGAGCTCGAGCAGGTGGAAGATCAGTATCGCTTGATCGTCGATGCCTTACCAGGTAATTGCGACGAAAGAGATGGCCTTACTCTCCTTGCACCTGGTCCAGGTGCACCGTTGCTAGCCTCGTGTCATAAGGGATGGATCGTTATCTCAAGACGCATCGACGGTATGGTCGAATTCGATCGTACCTGGAACGATTATGCAGCAGGTTTTGGTTCACCGGTGAATGAATTTTGGATAGGCAATGAAGCACTTCATAGACTTACTCGAGACAATTGTAGCAGGTTGAAAATCGATCTGATGGATATATATGGTACGCATTGGCACGCAGAATATGAATACTTCAATGTTGATTCCGAAGAATCCGGTTATAAGCTCCGTGTTTCCGGTTATTCCGGAAATGCAACCGACGCATTGTCCTATCAGAACAATATGGCCTTTAGTGCTAAGGACAGAGACATGGATATTAGTTCCACCGATTGCGCGGCTAATTATCACGGTGGCTGGTGGTTCAGCCATTGTCAACATGCTAATTTAAATGGTAAATACTCATTAGGGCTTACTTGGTTTAAGTCTAACACGAACGAGTGGATGGCTATCGCTTCCTCAGAAATGGCgatacaaagaaaacaaaactgcCGATAA
- the LOC122629669 gene encoding zinc finger protein OZF-like isoform X1, with protein MENVCRLCLRKEESMLSIFSFGNEKLRSQIINCCSIEHNRYTFQISENDILPKLICIECIKKLEGFNAFKKECKRSDYVLREHYKMEFNIGFNLNNIKLYQDVYVQTDMISAPLQMEKPSLSMQAKEIEKQNNFNMYFNINDNHNQDDNTIISSKYLDHVITNTSDSQNSFETNDKPQLQYKWTSMKALETVGIRKSNRLKNKQISACNFCQKECTSRKALREHSKHHEKNPKQKCSRIFKCEICKMPFNRKFKLNLHLRIHGKILPIKNKKQYLCDVCSKTLTSKSGLQRHLKIHNDSRPFACQFCSKTFIILSYKKRHEKTHSGNKDFVCHICSAAYASPNGFKYHLKLHTGEANYSCEVCGKSFRRKRHLKEHIFTHTGEKPFVCKICGSAYANSGTLFVHEKKCKSRLDCGNTLSLKKEELK; from the exons atggagaatgTCTGTAGGTTATGtcttcgaaaggaagaaagtatgttgtctatattttcttttggcaACGAAAAACTACGTTCACAAATTATAAATTGCTGTTCTATAGag cACAACCGTTACACGTTTCAGATATCAGAAAACGATATATTACctaaattaatatgtatagagtgtattaaaaaattagaaggTTTTAAcgcatttaaaaaagaatgtaaaagatCTGATTATGTATTACGCGAACATTATAAAATGGAATTTAACATTGggtttaatttaaataatattaaattatatcag GACGTTTATGTACAAACGGACATGATAAGTGCACCATTACAAATGGAAAAACCATCTTTGTCCATGCAAGctaaggaaatagaaaaacaaaataatttcaatatgtattttaatattaacgataatcaTAATCAAGATGACAATACGATAATTAGCTCTAAGTACTTAGATCATGTAATTACAAATACTTCAGATAGTCAGAATTCTTTTGAAACTAATGATAAGCCACAACTTCAATACAAGTGGACAAGTATGAAAGCCTTGGAAACCGTTGGTATAAGAAAGAgcaatcgtttaaaaaataagcaGATTTCTGCGTGTAATTTTTGTCAAAAAGAATGTACATCTAGAAAAGCATTACGCGAACATAGTAAACATCATGAAAAAAATCCCAAGCAAAAATGCagtagaatatttaaatgtgaGATATGTAAAATGccatttaatagaaaattcaaaCTCAATTTGCACTTGAGAATACATGGTAAAATATtacctataaaaaataaaaaacaatatttatgcGATGTTTGTAGTAAAACTCTTACATCTAAATCTGGATTACAAAGGCATCTCAAAATTCACAATGATTCCAGGCCATTTGCTTGTCAATTTTGCagtaaaacttttattatactcAGTTACAAAAAGAGACACGAAAAAACACATAGTGGCAATAAAGATTTTGTATGCCATATCTGCAGTGCAGCATATGCATCTCCTAACGGAttcaaatatcatttaaaactTCATACGGGGGAAGCTAATTATTCTTGTGAGGTATGTGGTAAATCTTTCCGAAGGAAAAGACACTTAAAGGAACATATTTTTACTCATACCGGAGAGAAACCATTTGTTTGTAAAATATGTGGGTCGGCTTATGCTAATTCTGGTACTCTTTTTGTACATGAGAAAAAATGCAAATCTAGACTTGATTGCGGTAATACTCTTTCTCTGAAGAAGGAAGAACTCAAATGA
- the LOC122629668 gene encoding protein scabrous isoform X1 — protein sequence MLTLCLLAIAMLKTTNGVTTVPLNNENLANTVKLLQEQVNALLYHRQEDYNALEESLKHAIEKNTELIVLRKEVELLRKEVNELRGGSGNEAKNERLRVRWLGSAVTELQSEVAEVLRTRNASEELAERSRMRSELSLLKGDVAEVGRGIRNLGGRIAKFEAALGTIRIDITAMKERASKLSRTCADVASQIGTVQIELKSLKCDTPSEHRSHRFSVHRHEDKLREDNEIKNEVLHESRKRHSYSRPLVHRIEERLTNLEHKISLVSRKRGMIEKRVVYENQDYLNGRVANLEMAQEQLSLLLKNMSKELSSTSKLSETMVELFETVQTLEDKVDGNGSDTKREIARLDINAARKAAELSLTREELSNLRRAVQALSVSASKLQERSDRHQMSIDALNDTLNRLDLSSSIEKASNITHELEQVEDQYRLIVDALPGNCDERDGLTLLAPGPGAPLLASCHKGWIVISRRIDGMVEFDRTWNDYAAGFGSPVNEFWIGNEALHRLTRDNCSRLKIDLMDIYGTHWHAEYEYFNVDSEESGYKLRVSGYSGNATDALSYQNNMAFSAKDRDMDISSTDCAANYHGGWWFSHCQHANLNGKYSLGLTWFKSNTNEWMAIASSEMAIQRKQNCR from the exons ATGTTGACCCTGTGTTTATTAGCGATTGCTATGTTAAAAACGACCAACGGTGTTACGACAGTCCCTTTAAATAACGAGAATCTCGCGAACACAGTGAAATTATTGCAAGAACAAGTTAACGCGCTTCTTTATCATCGTCAAGAGGATTACAATGCCTTGGAAGAGAGTTTGAAACATGCCatagagaaaaatacagaATTGATTGTACTCAGAAAAGAAGTCGAGTTATTGAG GAAAGAAGTAAACGAGCTAAGAGGCGGAAGTGGCAACGAGGCGAAAAACGAGCGTTTGAGGGTGAGATGGTTGGGTAGTGCAGTAACCGAGTTACAGAGCGAAGTCGCTGAAGTTCTAAGAACAAGAAATGCCAGTGAGGAATTAGCAGAAAGATCAAGGATGCGAAGCGAATTGTCCCTTTTGAAGGGTGACGTTGCCGAGGTAGGAAGAGGCATTCGTAATCTCGGCGGTCGTATCGCCAAGTTCGAAGCTGCCCTGGGGACAATTCGCATCGACATCACAGCTATGAAGGAACGTGCCAGCAAGCTATCCCGCACCTGCGCCGATGTCGCCAGTCAg ATCGGCACTGTGCAGATCGAATTGAAATCATTGAAATGCGACACACCGAGCGAGCACAGATCCCATCGGTTTTCCGTTCATCGACACGAGGACAAGTTGCGCGAAGACAATGAAATCAAAAACGAAGTGCTGCACGAAAGTAGGAAAAGGCATAGTTATTCGAGACCTTTGGTACATCGTATAGAGGAACGTCTGACGAATCTAGaacataaaatttctttagtCTCGAGGAAACGTGGTATGATAGAGAAGAGAGTGGTATATGAAAATCAGGATTACTTGAATGGTCGTGTTGCTAATTTGGAGATGGCGCAGGAACAATTATCTctacttttgaaaaatatgagtAAAGAGTTGTCCTCGACTAGTAAGCTTAGCGAAACGATGGTTGAATTGTTTGAAACTGTACAGACGTTGGAGGACAAGGTCGATGGTAATGGATCGGATACTAAAAGAGAAATCGCAAGATTGGATATTAATGCCGCCAGAAAAGCAGCTGAATTATCGTTGACTAGAGAAGAATTGTCGAATCTCCGAAGAGCCGTACAGGCGCTCAGCGTGAGTGCCTCTAAGCTTCAAGAAAGAAGCGATAGACATCAAATGTCTATCGACGCACTCAACGATACCCTTAATCGTCTTGACTTATCGTCGTCTATAGAAAAAGCAAGCAACATAACTCACGAGCTCGAGCAGGTGGAAGATCAGTATCGCTTGATCGTCGATGCCTTACCAGGTAATTGCGACGAAAGAGATGGCCTTACTCTCCTTGCACCTGGTCCAGGTGCACCGTTGCTAGCCTCGTGTCATAAGGGATGGATCGTTATCTCAAGACGCATCGACGGTATGGTCGAATTCGATCGTACCTGGAACGATTATGCAGCAGGTTTTGGTTCACCGGTGAATGAATTTTGGATAGGCAATGAAGCACTTCATAGACTTACTCGAGACAATTGTAGCAGGTTGAAAATCGATCTGATGGATATATATGGTACGCATTGGCACGCAGAATATGAATACTTCAATGTTGATTCCGAAGAATCCGGTTATAAGCTCCGTGTTTCCGGTTATTCCGGAAATGCAACCGACGCATTGTCCTATCAGAACAATATGGCCTTTAGTGCTAAGGACAGAGACATGGATATTAGTTCCACCGATTGCGCGGCTAATTATCACGGTGGCTGGTGGTTCAGCCATTGTCAACATGCTAATTTAAATGGTAAATACTCATTAGGGCTTACTTGGTTTAAGTCTAACACGAACGAGTGGATGGCTATCGCTTCCTCAGAAATGGCgatacaaagaaaacaaaactgcCGATAA
- the LOC122629667 gene encoding dolichyl-diphosphooligosaccharide--protein glycosyltransferase subunit 2: MMAAILFFLMISILSATCTVTETVPSVISYLSENDKIRLKNVIDPGLNLQDLTSTYYSVYGYKLLQETIPNKEKICNYLSKSIGDGNNVIPETAFYIVSMWKIIDTCQGLPIPAITKVLMNTIEKDTSTFAELYFAINTLTLLSQKLTTEKSEKLAKTLQVALRKDDSLWNLGYTFHIASDLGTVGTFAFDRIEDAIIQADEVNGQFLQFEGGLSITSFLVNGIFKLSSSLKKRPPLTFPQIVKLTNYLLSRRSVQTPKGVVSLLSALNTLAVNKYETLVCITLPEEGVIVSSKQPLVTIKVCDIFGKPLPTVPKVIANSATKVEDDTVIINKETLQSSTADKTLFTMDFMKAKPDRGFYKISVSAASVTNTIKIKVLSEVIVDYLEIGTGDADQTTQPKLARVTYPEKLNHKIEADSQQKLVIRFLLKDSANKKPMRVHQAFIRLSPAFVTNTYNDNEITFVAEPDNAHVYKFDMPLAVAAINFGYRSGDYNIELVIGDAILSNSFEWTIATVNLKFPDAVATESNEKNAFFKQKANIYTTKPEIKHMFREPEKRPPAFVSNLFTGLCLAPAFLLIILWAKLGVNISNFPLSISAITFHLGLGGIFLLFGIFWLKLNMFVTLRYLLGLGVVTFLAGNKLLSNIAHKHKLSH, translated from the exons ATGATGGCGG ctatattatttttcttgatgATATCAATTCTATCTGCTACCTGTACGGTAACAGAAACTGTACCGTCAGTCATTTCTTACTTAtcagaaaatgataaaatacgtttgaaaaatgtcATTGACCCTGGTTTAAATCTACAAGATCTCACTTCAACTTATTATAGTGTATATGGATATAAACTTCTTCAAGAAACTATACCTAATAAAGAA aaaatttgtaattatctaTCAAAATCTATTGGAGATGGTAACAATGTTATACCTGAAACGgctttttatattgtatcaaTGTGGAAAATTATCGATACATGTCAAGGTTTACCAATACCTGCAATTACAAAG GTTTTGATGAATACTATTGAAAAAGATACATCAACATTTGCTGAATTATATTTTGCTATAAATACTTTAACACTATTATCACAAAAATTAACTACCGAAAAATCCGAAAAATTAGCTAAAACATTACAAGTAGCTCTTAGAAAAGATGACAGTTTGTGGAA tcTTGGATATACCTTCCACATTGCTTCTGATCTTGGTACTGTGGGTACATTTGCTTTTGATCGTATCGAAGATGCTATCATTCAAGCAGATGAAGTGAATGGACAGTTTTTGCAATTTGAAGGTGGATTATCTATAACAA gcTTTCTTGTAAATGGTATTTTCAAGCTTAGTAGTTCATTAAAGAAAAGACCACCTTTGACATTTCCACAAATTGTTAAGTTAACAAATTATCTTTTGTCAAGACGATCTGTCCAAACTCCCAAAGGAGTTGTAAGCCTTCTTTCAGCATTAAATACATTAGCAGTAAACAAATATGAAACATTAGTTTGTATTACACTACCTGAAGAAGGAGTTATTGTTTCAAGCAAACAACCACTTGTTACCATTAAAGTTTGTGATATTTTTGGTAAACCATTGCCAACAGTACCTAAAGTAATTGCAAATTCTGCTACAAAAGTAGAAGATGATActgttattatcaataaagaaACATTACAATCTTCAACAGCAGACAA GACGTTATTTACAATGGATTTTATGAAAGCTAAACCAGATCGtggattttataaaatatcagtatCAGCAGCATCTGTTACTAatactattaaaattaaagttCTTTCTGAAGTAATCGttgattatttagaaataggAACAGGAGATGCTGATCAAACTACACAACCAAAATTAGCaag agTTACATATcctgaaaaattaaatcataagATAGAGGCAGATTCTCAACAAAAATTAGTTATAAGATTTTTGTTGAAAGATTCAGCTAACAAAAAACCAATGCGCGTTCACCAAGCATTTATTCGTTTGTCACCTGCCTTTGTTACTAATACTTATAATGACAATGAAATAACGTTTGTAGCCGAACCAGATAATGCTCatgtttataaatttgatatg cCATTAGCAGTGGCAGCAATAAACTTCGGATATCGCAGCGGTGATTATAACATTGAGTTAGTTATTGGTGATGCTATATTAAGTAATTCTTTTGAGTGGACCATTGCTACAGTAAATTTGAAATTCCCTGATGCCGTTGCTACtgaatcaaatgaaaaaaatgcttttttcaaacaaaaagcaaatatatatacaacaaaaCCAGAAATAAAG cATATGTTCCGAGAACCGGAGAAGAGGCCACCAGCTTTtgtatctaatttatttaccGGTCTATGCTTAGCACCTgcctttttattaatcattttgtGGGCAAAACTCGGTGTCAATATATCTAATTTCCCCTTGTCTATTAGTGCTATTACATTTCATCTTGGATTGGGAG GTATCTTTTTACTGTTCGGAATCTTCTGGTTAAAATTAAACATGTTTGTGACGTTGCGTTATCTTTTGGGACTTGGCGTAGTTACATTCCTTGCTGGTAACAAATTGTTGTCGAATATTGCTCACAAACATAAATTATCGCACTGA
- the LOC122629669 gene encoding zinc finger protein OZF-like isoform X2, whose product MENVCRLCLRKEESMLSIFSFGNEKLRSQIINCCSIEISENDILPKLICIECIKKLEGFNAFKKECKRSDYVLREHYKMEFNIGFNLNNIKLYQDVYVQTDMISAPLQMEKPSLSMQAKEIEKQNNFNMYFNINDNHNQDDNTIISSKYLDHVITNTSDSQNSFETNDKPQLQYKWTSMKALETVGIRKSNRLKNKQISACNFCQKECTSRKALREHSKHHEKNPKQKCSRIFKCEICKMPFNRKFKLNLHLRIHGKILPIKNKKQYLCDVCSKTLTSKSGLQRHLKIHNDSRPFACQFCSKTFIILSYKKRHEKTHSGNKDFVCHICSAAYASPNGFKYHLKLHTGEANYSCEVCGKSFRRKRHLKEHIFTHTGEKPFVCKICGSAYANSGTLFVHEKKCKSRLDCGNTLSLKKEELK is encoded by the exons atggagaatgTCTGTAGGTTATGtcttcgaaaggaagaaagtatgttgtctatattttcttttggcaACGAAAAACTACGTTCACAAATTATAAATTGCTGTTCTATAGag ATATCAGAAAACGATATATTACctaaattaatatgtatagagtgtattaaaaaattagaaggTTTTAAcgcatttaaaaaagaatgtaaaagatCTGATTATGTATTACGCGAACATTATAAAATGGAATTTAACATTGggtttaatttaaataatattaaattatatcag GACGTTTATGTACAAACGGACATGATAAGTGCACCATTACAAATGGAAAAACCATCTTTGTCCATGCAAGctaaggaaatagaaaaacaaaataatttcaatatgtattttaatattaacgataatcaTAATCAAGATGACAATACGATAATTAGCTCTAAGTACTTAGATCATGTAATTACAAATACTTCAGATAGTCAGAATTCTTTTGAAACTAATGATAAGCCACAACTTCAATACAAGTGGACAAGTATGAAAGCCTTGGAAACCGTTGGTATAAGAAAGAgcaatcgtttaaaaaataagcaGATTTCTGCGTGTAATTTTTGTCAAAAAGAATGTACATCTAGAAAAGCATTACGCGAACATAGTAAACATCATGAAAAAAATCCCAAGCAAAAATGCagtagaatatttaaatgtgaGATATGTAAAATGccatttaatagaaaattcaaaCTCAATTTGCACTTGAGAATACATGGTAAAATATtacctataaaaaataaaaaacaatatttatgcGATGTTTGTAGTAAAACTCTTACATCTAAATCTGGATTACAAAGGCATCTCAAAATTCACAATGATTCCAGGCCATTTGCTTGTCAATTTTGCagtaaaacttttattatactcAGTTACAAAAAGAGACACGAAAAAACACATAGTGGCAATAAAGATTTTGTATGCCATATCTGCAGTGCAGCATATGCATCTCCTAACGGAttcaaatatcatttaaaactTCATACGGGGGAAGCTAATTATTCTTGTGAGGTATGTGGTAAATCTTTCCGAAGGAAAAGACACTTAAAGGAACATATTTTTACTCATACCGGAGAGAAACCATTTGTTTGTAAAATATGTGGGTCGGCTTATGCTAATTCTGGTACTCTTTTTGTACATGAGAAAAAATGCAAATCTAGACTTGATTGCGGTAATACTCTTTCTCTGAAGAAGGAAGAACTCAAATGA
- the LOC122629666 gene encoding RNA-binding protein spenito codes for MIGIPRDDRHKITVKIRNNMKRSSSRDTPPPRVKRSRSSMGRYDDSSDERITPERIRRRSRGARSPSPSARASSHARYVESSSHRDDYLRAPRDLPPERPYSYKVLCVSSIHPKASDEVIKDTLYREYKKFGDFSIRISHELDERVAYVCFRSSEDARDAKHAKPRIIMYDKVALVEPVYERPDTYRRQRSVSPPDYERYYARSPGPTDRHRPLDRYERVYGPPVGLPPHREMRRETIPPPHHEFVRPPIHHGPPHVHPGPPHHYGPPRHMMLRHPVHGFERVENKKDKFPNYLHHVSPEDDPLATRTLFAGNLEINITEEELRRIFSKYGIVDDIDIKRPPPGTGNAYAFVRFQTLDMAHRCKVELSGQYIGKFQCKIGYGKATPTTRIWVGGLGPWTSVPQLEREFDRFGAIKKIDYIKGDSNAYILYDSIDAAQAAVKEMRGFPLGGPDRRLRVDFADVTPGFGFKPRSYPEDNADFRPRLVDYESPYDPYGPENEFGYGPRGFRGRGSAPWHERRGGGRGGYRGTCPEGYLRDEADWSSRRPPPEMEYETPRSLRRSLSREPGVDRSRSRSPRRRQMDSDSDSENTRTGMLSTSRTLPEVARKSIAVWQGALILKNSLFPAKFHLTDGDTEIIDALMKDEEGKHMLRITQRLRLDQPKLDDVSKRIQTSSSHAIFLGLAGSSGAVTNDDANVQTRPLRNLVSYLKQKEAAGVISLLNKDTEGTGVLYAFPPCAFSTELLKRTCPSLSEEGLKEDHLVIVVVKGGSA; via the exons ATGATTGGGATTCCGCGAGACGACCGACATAAAATTACGGTTAAGATCCGCAACAACATGAAAAGAAGTTCGAGTCGTGATACTCCGCCTCCTCGGGTGAAACGAAGTCGATCTTCCATGGGACG ATATGATGATTCAAGTGATGAACGGATAACACCAGAACGTATTCGACGACGTAGCAGAGGTGCTAGAAGTCCTAGTCCGTCAGCAAGAGCGTCATCTCATGCGCGTTATGTAGAGTCAAGTTCACATCGCGATGATTATTTGCGCGCACCTCGTGATTTGCCACCAGAACGGCCATACAGTTATAAAGTTCTTTGTGTCAGTTCCATTCATCCAAAAGCCAGTGATGAAGTAATTAAAGATACTTTGTATAGAGAATACAAAAAGTTTGGTGACTTTTCTATAAGAATTTCTCATGAATTAGATGAACGCGTTGCTTATGTGTGCTTCAGGAGCTCAGAAGATGCACGTGATGCGAAACATGCTAAACCACGAATTATAATGTATGATAAAGTAGCTTTGGTAGAACCAGTCTATGAAAGACCTGATACATATCGTAGACAAAGATCTGTTTCACCACCAGATTATGAACGGTATTATGCTAGATCTCCAGGTCCAACAGATAGGCATAGACCATTAGATCGATATGAACGTGTATATGGGCCTCCTGTAGGTTTGCCTCCTCATCGtgaaatgagaagagaaacaaTACCACCTCCTCATCATGAATTTGTTAGGCCACCTATTCATCACGGACCACCTCATGTTCATCCAGGTCCCCCTCATCATTATGGTCCACCTAGACATATGATGCTTCGTCATCCTGTTCATGGATTCGAACGagttgaaaataagaaagataaatttccAAATTATCTGCATCATGTATCTCCGGAAGATGACCCTCTTGCAACCAGAACTCTTTTTGCTGGTAACTTAGAAATCAATATAACTGAGGAAGAATTACGTAGAATTTTTAGTAAATATGGTATTGTTGATGACATTGATATCAAAAGACCACCACCAGGAACGGGAAATGCATATGCTTTTGTACGATTCCAAACATTAGATATGGCTCATAGATGCAAAGTTGAACTTTCTGGACAGTATATAGGAAAGTTTCAATGCAAGATAGGATATGGTAAAGCAACTCCCACTACACGAATATGGGTTGGTGGTTTAGGTCCTTGGACTTCGGTACCTCaattagaaagagagtttGACAGATTTggagcaattaaaaaaattgattacatAAAAGGTGATAGTAACGCATATATTCTTTATGACTCTATCGATGCTGCACAGGCTGCTGTGAAGGAAATGCGTGGTTTTCCTCTTGGTGGTCCTGACCGAAGATTAAGAGTTGATTTCGCAGATGTAACACCAGGTTTTGGTTTTAAACCTAGATCATATCCTGAAGACAATGCAGACTTTAGACCACGCTTAGTAGATTATGAATCACCGTATGATCCTTATGGTCCTGAAAATGAATTTGGTTATGGACCAAGAGGGTTTCGGGGACGAGGAAGTGCACCATGGCATGAAAGAAGAGGTGGTGGAAGAGGTGGTTATCGCGGTACTTGTCCCGAAGGTTATCTTCGCGATGAAGCTGATTGGTCAAGTCGTAGACCACCACCAGAAATGGAATATGAAACTCCTCGTAGCTTAAGGAGATCGTTATCGCGAGAACCGGGTGTAGATCGGTCCAGATCTAGATCACCACGTAGAAGACAAATGGATTCAGATTCTGATTCTGAGAATACTCGTACAGGAATGCTTTCCACATCCCGTACTTTACCCGAAGTAGCACGGAAATCCATTGCAGTTTGGCAAGGtgcattaatattaaaaaattcactaTTTCCAGCTAAGTTTCATCTTACAGATGGAGATACAGAAATAATAGATGCTCTTATGAAAGATGAAGAGGGTAAACATATGCTACGAATAACACAGCGTCTTCGTCTTGATCAACCAAAGTTGGATGATGTATCTAAAAGAATACAAACTTCTAGTTCGCATGCTATATTTCTTGGTCTTGCTGGATCAAGTGGAGCTGTTACAAATGATGATGCTAATGTTCAAACACGACCGCTTCGTAATTTGGTTTCTTATTTAAAGCAAAAAGAAGCAGCAGGTGTTATATCgcttttaaataaagatacaGAAGGAACTGGAGTACTCTATGCATTTCCACCGTGTGCTTTCTCTACAGAGCTCCTGAAGCGTACATGTCCTAGTTTAAGCGAAGAAGGTTTAAAAGAGGATCATTTGgtaattgttgttgttaagGGTGGCAGTGCCTAA